The Epinephelus lanceolatus isolate andai-2023 chromosome 14, ASM4190304v1, whole genome shotgun sequence genome has a window encoding:
- the LOC117251547 gene encoding follistatin-related protein 1-like: MMLRSVAVLLLLAVAVSNAQELQSKSKVCANVFCGAGRECAVTEKGEPSCLCIESCKPHKRSVCGSNGKTYRNHCELHRDACLTGLKIQVAHDGHCHEKKTEQAAASPVVCYAADRNELRSRVIQWLQTEVVPDGWFVKGSNFSDILLKYFKSYDNGDSQLDSSELLKFIQQNDSVVELQSYADQESNKLLRSLCVDALIELSDENADWKLSFDEFLNCLKPGFNPPEKKCALEDETYEDGAETQVECNRCVCACGNWVCTAMTCTDKTAAVDESADAGAEMTEEEWNLRVAELNKHQETVEKMKSSTKEA; encoded by the exons ATG ATGTTGCGAAGTGTCGCCGTGCTCCTTCTGCTGGCCGTGGCTGTCTCTAACGCTCAG GAGCTGCAGAGCAAGAGCAAAGTGTGTGCCAATGTGTTCTGCGGGGCCGGCAGAGAGTGTGCTGTTACAGAGAAAGGGGAGCCCAGCTGTCTTTGTATAGAG AGCTGTAAACCCCACAAGAGGTCAGTGTGTGGCAGCAATGGAAAGACCTACAGGAACCACTGTGAGCTCCACAGGGATGCTTGTCTGACCGGCTTGAAGATCCAGGTGGCCCACGATGGACACTGCCACG AGAAGAAAACAGAACAAGCAGCTGCCAGCCCag TGGTTTGCTACGCTGCTGACCGCAACGAGCTGAGGAGCCGTGTGATCCAGTGGCTGCAGACCGAGGTTGTCCCAGATGGCTGGTTTGTGAAGGGATCCAACTTCTCTGACATTCTGCTGAAATATTTCAAG TCGTATGACAACGGTGATTCTCAGCTGGACTCCTCCGAGCTGCTCAAATTCATCCAGCAAAATGACTCAGTCGTGGAGTTGCAGTCCTACGCAGACCAGGAGAGCAACAAGCTGCTCAG GAGCCTGTGTGTCGACGCCCTCATTGAGCTCTCTGATGAGAACGCCGACTGGAAGCTGAGCTTTGATGAGTTCCTCAACTGCCTGAAGCCTGGCTTCAATCCACCAGAGAAGA AATGTGCCTTGGAGGATGAGACATATGAGGACGGAGCAGAGACCCAGGTGGAGTGTAACCgctgtgtttgtgcttgtgGCAACTGGGTCTGCACTGCTATGACCTGCACTG ACAAAACGGCAGCTGTGGATGAGTCAGCAGATGCTGGGGCAGAGATGACTGAGGAAGAGTGGAATCTCCGTGTGGCTGAGCTCAACAAGCACCAG gaaacagttgaGAAGATGAAGAGCAGCACAAAGGAGGCCTAA